Part of the Coriobacteriaceae bacterium genome is shown below.
CCTCGACCTCACCACCGAGGAGATCGAGTACCTGCTCAAGCTCTCCAAGAACTTCAAGGACATGAAGCGCGCTGGCGTTCCGCACCGCTATCTCGAGGGCAAGAACATCGTTCTGCTCTTCCAGAAGACCTCCACTCGTACCCGCTGCGCCTTCGAGGTCGGCGGCATGGATCTGGGCATGGGTGTCACCTACCTCGATCCGGGTTCGTCGCAGATGGGCAAGAAGGAGTCCATCGAGGACACCGCCCGCGTTCTCGGCCGCATGTATGACGGCATCGAGTTCCGTGGCTTTGCCCAGGACGATGTCGAGGAGCTCGCTGCTAAGTCCGGCGTGCCCGTGTGGAACGGCCTGACCACTGAGTGGCATCCCACCCAGATGCTCGCCGACATCCTGACCGTCCAGGAGAACTTCAACTACGACATCAAGGGCAAGACCCTCGTCTTCATGGGCGACTGCAAGAACAACGTTGCTCGCTCCCTCATGGTTGTCTGCTCCAAGCTTGGCATGAACTTCGTGGCCTGCGGCCCCGAGGAGTGCATGCCCGCTGACGACGTCATCGAGGCCTGCAAGCCCATCGCCGAGGCCAACGGCTGCACCATCAAGCTGACCACCGACGTCAAGGACGGCGTCACCGGTGCCGACGTTATCTACACCGACGTGTGGGTCTCCATGGGCGAGCCTGACGAGGTCTGGGCCGAGCGCATCGCTCAGCTCACCCCGTATCGTGTCACCTCCGAGGTCATGGCTATGGCCAACCCGGGTGCCATCTTCCTGCACTGCCTGCCCAGCTTCCACGACACCAACACCACGATTGGCGCCGAGAAGTGCGAGCAGTTCGGCATCACCGAGCAGGAGGTCACCGACGAGGTCTTCGAGAGCCCCGCTTCCAAGGTCTTCGACGAGGCCGAGAACCGCATGCACACCATCAAGGCCGTCATGTACGCCACGCTCAAGTAAGTGCATCTAGCATCTCGCTCGGGGTGTATTGTTGAACACCCCGAGCGGCTTTATCTGGTAAAAATCTCGATCGAGCGGCAGGCACGGCACGGAAGAGCCGCTTCGGGCGAGATCAGTAAATGATTTATGAAGGGGGGATGAGAACTATGACTGAGACCGCTAAGAAAAAGCGCGGTATGCCTTCATCGTTCACCATTCTTCTTGCTCTGCTGGCAATTGTTGCAGTGATTACCGTTATCGTCTCCGGCACGTCCGGCGGCGCGGTTACTGCCGCCCGTCTGAGCGATTTCTGCACCGCCCCGATCAAGGGCTTCGCTGACGCTCTGCCCGTCTGCCTCTTCGTTATGATCCTCGGCGGCTTCCTCGGTATGATGACCGAGACCGGCGCCCTGGACAACGGCATCGCCGTCCTGGTGCAGAAGCTTAAGGGTAACGAGATCATGCTCATTCCCGTGCTGATGCTCATCTTCTCCCTCGGTGGTACCACCTATGGTATGTGCGAGGAGACCGTTCCCTTCTACGCCCTGCTTGCCGCTACCATGATGGCCGCTGGCTTCGACCCGATGGTCGGTGCCGCCACCGTCCTGCTCGGCGCTGGCTGCGGCTGCCTGGGCTCCACGGTTAACCCGTTCGCCGTCGGCGCTGCCGTCGACGCTCTGACCGGCGTTGGCATTGAGGTCAACCAGTCCATCATCATCGGCCTCGGTGCCGTCCTGTGGATT
Proteins encoded:
- the argF gene encoding ornithine carbamoyltransferase; this encodes MGVNLSGRSFLKLLDLTTEEIEYLLKLSKNFKDMKRAGVPHRYLEGKNIVLLFQKTSTRTRCAFEVGGMDLGMGVTYLDPGSSQMGKKESIEDTARVLGRMYDGIEFRGFAQDDVEELAAKSGVPVWNGLTTEWHPTQMLADILTVQENFNYDIKGKTLVFMGDCKNNVARSLMVVCSKLGMNFVACGPEECMPADDVIEACKPIAEANGCTIKLTTDVKDGVTGADVIYTDVWVSMGEPDEVWAERIAQLTPYRVTSEVMAMANPGAIFLHCLPSFHDTNTTIGAEKCEQFGITEQEVTDEVFESPASKVFDEAENRMHTIKAVMYATLK